The following nucleotide sequence is from Saccharothrix texasensis.
CCCACGGGATGGCGCCGACCTCCCTCGGCCGGTCGCGGAACTGCGCCGTGCGGCGGCGGTGGCCGAGCGGCACGCCGCGGATCTCACCGCCCACCCGCGCCCGTCCCCCACCGCCCGAGCCTTCGACGGCGGTCATCGCCGTGCCCGTGCTGGCGCCGCCCTGGACCACGAACGCGAGGTCGAGGTGCGTGGCCGTGGGCAGGGCGTCGTGCAGCATGGCGGCGATGCAGTCGGTCGGCACGACGTCGAACCCGGCGCCGGGCAGCAGCACCACACCGGCCCGCTTCGCTTCCTCGTCACGCCGGCTGACGGCCTCGAACACGTCGATCTCGCCGGTGATGTCGAGGTAGTGCGTCCTCGACTCCAGGCAGGCGTCCACCATCGGCCCCGAGGTCGCCGAGAACGGCCCGGCGCAGTGCGCCACCGCGTCCACGTCCTGCAGTGCCCCTGCCGCCTGGTCGAGCCCGAAGACCCGGTGCTCCAGGCCCAGCCGTTCGGCGAGGGGGCGGAGCTTCGCCGCGTCCC
It contains:
- a CDS encoding saccharopine dehydrogenase family protein — translated: MTWMVYGAYGFTGTLVAELAVRRGLRPVLAGRDAAKLRPLAERLGLEHRVFGLDQAAGALQDVDAVAHCAGPFSATSGPMVDACLESRTHYLDITGEIDVFEAVSRRDEEAKRAGVVLLPGAGFDVVPTDCIAAMLHDALPTATHLDLAFVVQGGASTGTAMTAVEGSGGGGRARVGGEIRGVPLGHRRRTAQFRDRPREVGAIPWGDVSTAYRSTGIPNITTFTTIPGVLGKLQPLTAPLLRSDLAQRLGRALAKRIGGPSGPTRARTRCEVFGEVWDGDGRRVRAALTGPNAYDLTADSVVEAVRRLAGTAPGAHTPSSAFGSDYVRALDGVVVSEPTTVR